A window from Methylocystis sp. MJC1 encodes these proteins:
- a CDS encoding HlyC/CorC family transporter, whose protein sequence is MHGLDSGGGGSFAWTDVLVVIACVLLSAFFSGSETALTAASHARMHTLEKEGDKRAGAVNRLLRQRNRMIAALLLGSTLVNIGGSAFTTSVLTAVAGENGAVYATILMTALLLVFAEVLPKTLAINHPDAMSLRVARFITPFVSIFGPVLAAVEWFVRIVLGLVGVELSHGRTLISPYEELKGAVDILHEEGEVERSARDMFGGVLDLQVLHVADVMIHRTKMRTIDADLPPVQIVREVLSSPFTRLPLWRERPDNFVGVLHSKDLLRALDAAGGDAAKIDIDEVMFAPWFVPEATTLEDQLEAFLKRKTHFALVVDEYGEVMGLVTLEDILEEIVGDIRDEHDLAVQGVRPQPDGSVLVDGAVPVRDLNRVMAWSLPDEEATTIAGLVIHEAGAIPEAGQVFTFHGFRFEVMRRIRNRVTALRVTPQEAEAGI, encoded by the coding sequence ATGCATGGGCTCGACTCCGGGGGCGGCGGGTCTTTCGCTTGGACCGATGTGCTCGTCGTCATCGCCTGCGTTTTGCTGTCGGCTTTTTTCTCCGGCTCCGAGACGGCGCTGACCGCGGCCTCGCATGCGCGCATGCATACGCTCGAAAAGGAGGGCGACAAGCGCGCCGGAGCCGTCAACCGGCTACTGCGCCAGCGTAACCGCATGATTGCGGCGCTGCTGCTCGGGAGCACTTTGGTCAACATCGGCGGCTCGGCCTTCACCACGAGCGTGCTGACCGCGGTCGCCGGGGAAAATGGCGCGGTCTACGCCACGATCCTCATGACGGCGTTACTTCTGGTCTTCGCGGAGGTTCTGCCGAAAACGCTCGCCATCAATCACCCCGACGCCATGTCGCTGCGCGTGGCGCGCTTCATCACGCCCTTTGTTTCGATCTTCGGGCCGGTGCTGGCGGCGGTGGAGTGGTTCGTGCGGATCGTGCTGGGCCTCGTGGGCGTGGAGCTCAGCCATGGCCGCACCTTGATCTCGCCCTATGAGGAGCTCAAGGGCGCGGTCGATATTCTGCATGAAGAGGGCGAGGTCGAGCGCTCGGCGCGCGATATGTTCGGCGGCGTGCTCGATTTGCAGGTGCTGCATGTCGCGGATGTGATGATCCACCGCACCAAAATGCGCACCATCGACGCCGATCTTCCTCCCGTCCAGATCGTGCGCGAGGTGCTGTCTTCGCCGTTCACGCGCCTGCCGCTGTGGCGGGAGCGGCCCGACAACTTCGTCGGCGTGTTGCATTCGAAGGATCTGCTGCGGGCGCTCGACGCCGCCGGCGGCGACGCTGCGAAGATCGACATAGACGAGGTGATGTTCGCCCCCTGGTTCGTGCCGGAGGCGACGACGCTCGAAGATCAGCTCGAAGCCTTCCTCAAGCGCAAGACGCATTTCGCGCTGGTCGTCGATGAATATGGCGAGGTGATGGGCCTCGTCACGCTCGAAGACATTTTGGAGGAGATCGTCGGCGACATCCGCGACGAGCACGATCTCGCCGTGCAGGGCGTTCGCCCGCAGCCGGACGGTTCGGTGCTGGTCGACGGCGCGGTGCCGGTGCGCGACCTCAACCGCGTCATGGCCTGGAGCCTGCCCGACGAGGAGGCGACGACCATCGCCGGCCTCGTGATCCACGAGGCGGGCGCGATCCCCGAGGCGGGCCAGGTCTTCACCTTCCACGGCTTCCGCTTCGAAGTCATGCGCCGGATCCGCAACCGCGTGACCGCGCTGCGGGTGACGCCGCAGGAGGCCGAGGCTGGGATTTGA
- a CDS encoding HesA/MoeB/ThiF family protein: MSLSPEEIERYARHLVLREIGGPGQQKLKAARVLVVGAGGLGAPLLQYLAAAGVGTIGIVDNDAVSLSNLQRQVIHETYGVGRLKVESAREAIARLNPHVRVEQHAMRLTEDNARALIARYDVVADGSDNFATRYLVSDACFYEKKPLVTAAVGGFDASLTTLRPFEAGADGAPNPTYRCLFPEPPPPGTVPSCEEAGILGALTGVAGSMMALEVIREIVGFGEGLVGRLLLIDTLAMRFETLRYAWDPENPLSGTISPR, from the coding sequence ATGAGCCTCTCGCCGGAGGAGATCGAACGCTACGCCCGCCATCTGGTTTTGCGCGAAATTGGCGGGCCGGGGCAGCAGAAGCTCAAAGCGGCGCGGGTGCTGGTTGTCGGCGCAGGCGGGCTTGGCGCGCCATTGCTGCAATATCTCGCCGCCGCCGGAGTGGGCACGATCGGCATCGTAGACAATGACGCCGTTTCGCTGTCCAATCTGCAGCGGCAGGTCATTCACGAGACGTATGGCGTCGGCCGCCTGAAGGTCGAAAGCGCCCGGGAAGCCATCGCCCGCCTCAATCCGCATGTTCGAGTGGAGCAGCATGCGATGCGGCTCACTGAAGACAATGCGCGGGCCCTGATCGCACGCTACGACGTCGTCGCGGACGGCTCGGACAATTTCGCCACCCGCTATCTGGTTTCGGACGCCTGCTTTTACGAGAAAAAGCCGCTGGTCACTGCCGCCGTGGGCGGTTTTGACGCCTCGCTCACGACGCTGCGTCCGTTCGAGGCGGGGGCGGACGGCGCCCCCAACCCCACCTACCGCTGCCTTTTTCCCGAGCCCCCGCCCCCCGGAACCGTGCCGAGCTGCGAGGAGGCCGGCATTCTCGGCGCTCTGACCGGCGTCGCCGGCTCCATGATGGCGCTCGAGGTGATTCGCGAGATTGTCGGTTTTGGAGAGGGGCTCGTCGGCCGCCTGCTCCTGATCGACACGCTCGCCATGCGTTTCGAGACGCTGCGCTACGCCTGGGACCCCGAGAATCCGCTGTCGGGAACTATTTCGCCGCGATAA
- a CDS encoding glycosyltransferase family 4 protein has protein sequence MRILVATDAWRPQVNGVVRSLESIAQAAPPLGAEIDFLTPRDFNSVPMPTYREISLALATPRAVRRRLAQDYDHIHIATEGPIGLAARAVCLRDKRVFTTSFHTRFPEYIHARTGLPVGLAYAALRRFHNAGAGVMVATPSLARELDARGFSRLLRWSRGVDHSIFTPKAKIPLDFPRPIFLYAGRLAVEKNVEAFLALDLPGTKLVAGDGPDRAALEARFPDARFLGFKTPSELAALYASSDVFVFPSRTDTFGIVLLEALACGLPVAAYPVMGPLDVVGGSNAGVLDEDLRAAALAALEIPREAAHAYARAFTWENCARQFLDNIAYARGAASLGPVGLAALKNSGEQRKAVDKGQTVQP, from the coding sequence ATGCGGATACTTGTTGCGACGGATGCGTGGCGCCCGCAAGTCAATGGCGTCGTGCGGTCTCTGGAATCAATCGCGCAGGCGGCGCCGCCCCTCGGCGCCGAGATCGATTTTCTCACGCCGCGCGATTTCAATTCCGTTCCCATGCCGACTTATCGAGAGATTTCTCTCGCGCTGGCGACGCCTCGCGCCGTGCGCCGCCGGCTCGCCCAGGACTACGACCATATCCATATCGCGACCGAGGGGCCGATCGGCCTTGCGGCGCGCGCGGTCTGCCTGCGGGACAAGCGCGTCTTCACGACGAGCTTCCACACGCGCTTTCCCGAATATATCCATGCGCGCACCGGCCTGCCGGTGGGCCTGGCCTATGCGGCGCTGCGGCGCTTTCATAACGCCGGCGCCGGCGTGATGGTTGCGACCCCGAGCCTTGCGCGCGAGCTCGACGCGCGCGGGTTCAGCCGCCTGCTACGCTGGTCGCGCGGCGTCGATCATTCGATTTTCACGCCGAAAGCGAAAATCCCGCTCGATTTCCCCCGGCCAATTTTCCTCTACGCCGGGCGTCTGGCGGTGGAGAAGAATGTCGAGGCCTTCCTCGCGCTCGATCTGCCCGGAACGAAGCTCGTCGCAGGCGATGGCCCCGACCGCGCGGCGTTGGAGGCCCGCTTTCCTGACGCGCGTTTCCTCGGCTTCAAGACGCCTTCCGAGCTGGCGGCGCTTTACGCGTCTTCCGACGTCTTCGTCTTCCCGAGCCGCACCGACACATTTGGCATTGTGCTGCTCGAGGCGCTCGCCTGCGGCCTGCCGGTCGCAGCCTATCCGGTGATGGGGCCGCTCGACGTCGTGGGCGGCAGCAATGCTGGCGTATTGGACGAAGATCTTCGCGCGGCGGCGCTTGCGGCGCTCGAAATTCCGCGTGAGGCAGCTCACGCTTATGCGCGCGCGTTCACCTGGGAAAACTGCGCCCGCCAGTTCCTCGACAATATCGCCTATGCGCGCGGCGCCGCCTCGCTGGGGCCGGTCGGACTCGCGGCTCTAAAGAATTCAGGAGAACAGCGCAAAGCGGTCGACAAGGGACAGACGGTCCAGCCATGA
- a CDS encoding MFS transporter, with protein sequence MTVQSRPLAPGQIEAQRGLSRNEAKTLALASLGGALEYYDFIVGVFFAKTLAAVFFPQNSPEWLSQLQIFSIFAAGYLVRPIGGVVFAHFGDRVGRKKMFALGLFLMAFPTLLVGLTPDYKTIGFAAPLLFLFCRLLQGLSVGGEVPGAWIFCAEHVHKTRVGFACGLLMAGLCCGILMGALTAKILTSSLGADDLVAWGWRIPFILGGVFGLISVYLRKHLRETPVFEALRERRVADARLPISLVFARCKSEVLVSMAATWVFAGVFVTYFLYLPTYLQSQFDYRAADVFTANCWSITLLILGSVFVGRVTDVIGGGKAYAIGGAAMAVVVATLGFALDHGSAWTLHLYAIGGFAIGTITLTPYLIIRSFPPELRFTGFALSYNTAYAIVGGTTPPLMTILVGERALPMAPFYYMSALCLFGAAIGLLRGER encoded by the coding sequence ATGACAGTCCAATCCCGGCCTCTGGCGCCGGGCCAAATCGAAGCGCAGCGCGGTCTCTCACGCAACGAGGCGAAGACGCTGGCGCTCGCCTCGCTCGGCGGCGCGCTTGAATATTATGATTTTATCGTCGGCGTCTTTTTCGCCAAGACCCTCGCCGCGGTGTTCTTCCCGCAAAACAGCCCCGAATGGCTCTCGCAGCTCCAGATCTTCTCCATATTCGCCGCCGGCTATCTCGTGCGTCCGATCGGCGGCGTCGTCTTCGCGCATTTTGGCGATCGCGTCGGCCGCAAGAAAATGTTCGCGCTTGGTCTCTTCCTGATGGCCTTTCCCACGCTGCTCGTCGGCCTGACGCCCGATTACAAGACGATTGGCTTTGCCGCTCCGCTCCTTTTTCTCTTCTGCCGGCTGCTGCAAGGGCTGTCGGTGGGCGGAGAAGTGCCCGGCGCGTGGATTTTCTGCGCCGAGCATGTCCACAAAACCCGCGTGGGCTTCGCCTGTGGGCTGCTGATGGCCGGGCTCTGCTGCGGAATATTGATGGGCGCGCTCACCGCCAAAATACTGACGTCGAGTCTCGGCGCCGACGATCTCGTCGCCTGGGGCTGGCGCATTCCGTTCATCCTCGGCGGCGTCTTCGGCCTGATCTCCGTCTATCTGAGGAAACATTTGCGGGAGACGCCGGTCTTCGAGGCGCTTCGCGAGCGGCGCGTCGCCGACGCTCGACTGCCGATCTCGCTCGTTTTCGCGCGCTGTAAAAGCGAGGTTCTCGTCTCCATGGCCGCGACCTGGGTTTTCGCTGGCGTCTTCGTGACCTATTTTCTCTACCTGCCGACCTATCTGCAGTCGCAATTCGACTATCGCGCGGCGGATGTTTTCACCGCGAACTGCTGGTCGATAACGCTGTTGATCCTCGGCAGCGTCTTCGTGGGTCGGGTCACGGATGTCATCGGTGGCGGGAAAGCCTATGCGATCGGCGGCGCTGCGATGGCGGTGGTTGTCGCGACGCTCGGGTTCGCCCTCGACCACGGCAGTGCATGGACGCTGCATCTCTATGCGATCGGCGGTTTCGCGATCGGAACGATCACGCTCACCCCTTATCTGATCATTCGCAGCTTCCCGCCCGAACTGCGATTCACGGGGTTCGCTTTGTCCTACAACACGGCCTACGCCATCGTCGGCGGAACGACTCCGCCGCTAATGACAATCTTGGTCGGAGAGCGCGCCCTTCCCATGGCGCCCTTCTATTACATGTCGGCGCTCTGCCTTTTCGGCGCGGCGATCGGCCTGCTACGAGGCGAAAGGTGA
- a CDS encoding UDP-2,3-diacylglucosamine diphosphatase, with protein MPEQNLANFRAHPAVEPEPKRYRTLFLSDLHLGAKASQAHLLLDFLKHNDAETIYLVGDIVDGWKLRKGWHWPQAHNDVVQKLLRRVRKGARVIYVPGNHDEFARDYTGMSFGGVEVVHHAIHETATGKKMLVIHGDEFDIVVRNARWLALLGDWAYDVAIATNTVLNRARRMFGVGYWSFSAWAKLKVKEAVNFIGDFEETLATEAERRGVDGVVCGHIHHATIKTINGMLYVNTGDFVESCTAIAEHEDGNFEILHWRMTAAERAAASANQPVKALPAPKAAAA; from the coding sequence ATGCCCGAACAGAATCTTGCGAACTTCCGCGCCCATCCAGCGGTCGAGCCTGAGCCCAAGCGCTACCGCACCCTCTTCCTTTCCGACCTGCATCTCGGCGCCAAGGCCTCGCAGGCGCATCTGCTGCTGGATTTCCTCAAGCACAACGACGCCGAGACGATCTATCTCGTCGGTGACATTGTGGACGGCTGGAAGCTGCGCAAGGGCTGGCATTGGCCGCAGGCGCACAATGACGTCGTGCAGAAGCTGCTGCGCAGGGTGCGCAAGGGCGCGCGGGTCATTTACGTCCCCGGCAATCACGACGAATTCGCGCGGGATTATACCGGAATGAGCTTCGGCGGCGTCGAGGTCGTGCATCATGCGATCCACGAGACCGCCACGGGCAAGAAAATGCTGGTTATCCATGGCGATGAATTCGACATTGTCGTGCGCAACGCACGCTGGCTCGCTCTGCTCGGCGACTGGGCCTATGACGTCGCCATCGCGACCAATACGGTTCTCAACCGCGCGCGCCGAATGTTCGGCGTCGGCTATTGGTCTTTCTCTGCCTGGGCGAAGTTGAAGGTCAAAGAGGCTGTCAATTTCATCGGCGACTTCGAAGAGACGCTTGCCACCGAGGCCGAGCGTCGCGGCGTCGATGGCGTGGTCTGCGGCCATATCCATCATGCGACGATCAAGACGATCAACGGCATGCTTTATGTGAACACCGGCGATTTCGTGGAGAGCTGCACGGCCATCGCCGAGCATGAGGATGGCAATTTCGAAATTCTGCATTGGCGCATGACGGCGGCCGAGCGCGCGGCCGCGTCGGCCAATCAGCCTGTGAAGGCGCTGCCTGCGCCGAAGGCGGCGGCTGCGTAA
- a CDS encoding PhzF family phenazine biosynthesis protein, with amino-acid sequence MTRSLSYHLLDVFTDRRFAGNPLAVVELDTPMRDAEMQDVAREFNLSETVFLLEPRDPTNSASIRIFTPKRELPFAGHPTIGAAALLAELRAGELLSRHGIAMALEAEIGVIRCEALRGFGKATYVEVTPPFTPRRCDEAPPAAVLASALSLSADDIGFGAHVPVVYAAGPAFVFVPVRSREVLDRACRTDAFSGAMGAAGGAYLYTRETVDTACAINARMFANGVGIDEDPATGAAAAAFAGVALEFERPVDGEHQLFIEQGHAMGRPSRITLRMWVENRELTRVAIGGQVVRVGQGRLFT; translated from the coding sequence GTGACGAGAAGCCTTTCCTATCACCTCCTCGACGTGTTCACCGATCGCCGTTTTGCGGGCAATCCGCTTGCGGTCGTCGAGCTGGACACGCCGATGAGAGACGCCGAAATGCAGGACGTCGCGCGTGAGTTCAATCTGAGCGAGACGGTGTTCCTCCTCGAGCCGCGGGACCCGACGAACAGCGCCAGCATCCGAATTTTCACGCCCAAGCGCGAGCTGCCCTTCGCCGGCCACCCGACCATCGGCGCAGCCGCGCTCCTCGCCGAGCTGCGGGCAGGGGAGCTTCTCTCGCGGCATGGGATCGCGATGGCGCTGGAAGCCGAGATCGGCGTGATACGCTGCGAGGCATTGCGGGGCTTCGGCAAAGCGACCTATGTCGAAGTCACGCCGCCATTCACGCCCCGGCGCTGCGACGAGGCGCCGCCGGCCGCAGTGCTTGCTTCCGCTTTGTCGCTTTCGGCCGACGATATCGGCTTCGGCGCGCATGTCCCGGTCGTTTACGCGGCGGGGCCAGCCTTTGTCTTCGTTCCCGTGCGCTCGCGCGAGGTTCTCGACCGGGCCTGTCGGACGGATGCTTTTTCCGGGGCGATGGGCGCAGCAGGAGGCGCCTATCTTTATACAAGAGAGACAGTCGATACGGCCTGCGCCATCAACGCCCGAATGTTCGCCAATGGGGTCGGCATAGACGAAGATCCTGCAACCGGCGCCGCCGCTGCGGCCTTTGCTGGCGTGGCGCTGGAGTTCGAGCGTCCCGTTGACGGGGAGCATCAGCTGTTTATCGAACAGGGGCACGCAATGGGCCGGCCGTCGCGCATCACCTTGCGGATGTGGGTCGAGAACCGCGAATTGACGCGGGTCGCCATTGGCGGCCAGGTGGTGCGCGTCGGGCAGGGGAGGCTGTTCACTTGA
- a CDS encoding SlyX family protein — MSDERSDYAARLDTLETLIAHQDRTIAELNDVITSQWRKIDILERQVAQLREEFQNLGASRDTPEPPPPHY; from the coding sequence ATGAGCGATGAGCGTTCGGATTATGCGGCTCGTCTCGACACTCTGGAAACGCTAATCGCCCACCAGGACAGGACGATTGCCGAACTGAACGACGTGATCACCTCACAGTGGCGCAAAATCGATATTCTGGAGCGCCAGGTCGCCCAGTTGCGTGAGGAATTTCAGAATCTCGGAGCTTCCCGCGATACGCCCGAGCCGCCTCCCCCGCATTACTAA
- the aroB gene encoding 3-dehydroquinate synthase — MTRTETSGAAPALTPGAGDERIAAIRTGLGGRTLVFVGMMGSGKSAIGQRLAMRLGLPFVDADAEIVTAAAGMTIPEIFAKYGERYFRDGERRVIMRLLNAGPMVLATGGGAFMDPRTRERIGERAISVWLDADLKTLMKRVRRKNDRPLLHTDDPEETLRQLLEKRRPVYELADIRVQSRDEPQDVMVEETLDALLTSLPRVAAARAAQKKDFTKAMTHLHLDRPQPEQGAAHRETVHVALGGRSYDIFIGSNLLEEAGEHIKRVAPGAACAIVTDENVARLHLPALEESLKKAGIRYTAIVVKPGEGSKSLATFGRVCDEVLEAKIERRDLIVAFGGGVVGDLAGYVAASVRRGSRFVQIPTTLLSQVDSSVGGKTGINSSFGKNLIGAFHQPALVLADVDVLRTLSLREFRAGYAEVVKYGLIGDKRFFEWLEADVEAVFHSRAEQICAVAVSCETKAMIVARDETEQGDRALLNLGHTFGHAFELLTGFDSERLVHGEGVAIGMACAARFSARLGLCAKEDADRIARHLASVGLPTEIRQIPGWSADVHAIVSAMYQDKKVEAGALTFILLRAIGEAFIAKSVEPTEVLGFLNDELAR, encoded by the coding sequence ATGACACGAACGGAAACCTCCGGCGCGGCGCCGGCGCTCACGCCCGGCGCCGGAGACGAGCGCATTGCCGCCATCCGGACCGGGCTCGGCGGGCGCACCCTCGTCTTCGTCGGTATGATGGGCTCTGGCAAAAGCGCCATCGGGCAGCGCCTTGCGATGCGTTTGGGATTGCCTTTCGTGGACGCCGACGCGGAGATTGTCACGGCCGCCGCCGGCATGACCATCCCCGAGATCTTCGCCAAATATGGCGAGCGCTATTTCCGCGACGGCGAGCGCCGGGTGATCATGCGGCTCCTCAACGCGGGTCCCATGGTGCTTGCCACCGGCGGCGGCGCTTTCATGGACCCGCGCACGCGCGAGCGTATCGGGGAGCGGGCGATCTCCGTCTGGCTCGACGCCGATCTGAAGACGCTGATGAAGCGCGTGCGCCGCAAGAACGACCGCCCGCTGCTTCATACCGACGACCCCGAAGAAACGCTGCGCCAGCTCCTCGAAAAACGCCGGCCGGTCTATGAGCTCGCCGACATCCGCGTTCAATCGCGCGACGAACCGCAGGACGTTATGGTGGAGGAGACGCTCGACGCCCTTTTGACCAGCCTGCCGCGCGTCGCCGCCGCCCGCGCCGCGCAGAAGAAGGATTTCACCAAGGCCATGACCCATCTGCATTTGGACCGCCCGCAGCCCGAGCAGGGCGCAGCGCATCGAGAGACCGTGCATGTCGCGCTGGGCGGGCGCTCCTATGACATTTTCATCGGCTCTAACCTCCTCGAAGAGGCGGGCGAGCATATCAAGCGCGTCGCGCCCGGCGCGGCCTGCGCGATCGTCACCGACGAGAATGTCGCCCGGCTGCATTTGCCCGCGCTCGAAGAAAGCCTGAAAAAGGCCGGCATCCGCTATACGGCGATCGTGGTGAAGCCTGGCGAAGGCTCCAAATCACTGGCGACCTTCGGGCGCGTCTGCGACGAGGTGCTCGAGGCCAAGATCGAGCGCCGTGATCTTATCGTCGCCTTCGGCGGCGGCGTCGTCGGCGATCTCGCAGGCTATGTCGCGGCGAGCGTGCGGCGCGGCTCGCGCTTCGTGCAAATCCCGACGACGCTCCTGTCGCAGGTTGATTCCTCGGTTGGCGGCAAGACCGGGATCAACTCCTCCTTCGGCAAGAACTTGATCGGCGCCTTCCACCAGCCCGCGTTGGTGCTCGCCGACGTCGACGTGCTGCGCACCCTTTCGTTGCGGGAGTTCCGGGCCGGCTACGCCGAGGTCGTGAAATATGGCCTGATCGGCGACAAGCGCTTCTTCGAATGGCTGGAGGCCGACGTCGAGGCCGTGTTCCACAGCCGCGCCGAGCAGATTTGCGCCGTGGCGGTGAGCTGCGAGACCAAGGCGATGATCGTCGCGCGGGACGAAACAGAGCAGGGCGACCGCGCCCTGCTCAATCTTGGCCATACCTTCGGCCACGCCTTCGAGCTGCTCACCGGCTTTGACAGCGAGCGGCTCGTCCATGGCGAGGGCGTCGCCATCGGCATGGCCTGCGCCGCGCGCTTCTCGGCGCGCCTGGGCCTCTGCGCCAAGGAAGACGCCGACCGCATCGCGCGCCATCTCGCCAGCGTCGGCCTGCCGACCGAAATCCGGCAAATTCCCGGCTGGAGCGCCGACGTTCATGCAATTGTCAGCGCCATGTATCAGGACAAAAAGGTCGAGGCCGGCGCGCTCACCTTCATCCTCCTGCGCGCAATCGGCGAGGCTTTCATCGCGAAATCGGTCGAGCCGACAGAGGTCTTAGGCTTTCTCAACGACGAACTGGCGCGGTAA
- a CDS encoding NUDIX hydrolase yields MSDEPRIVEVDRLDCRLVAHRWAYAEKAAEEMDRHWAERVAGNPTLYDGPVLLACRAEVVEEAGQRTLRLGAFETRFSHFLAWRELGWLDTSVYNCFAMPAVRSSDGCYLLGEMGPGHSVAGYRYFPGGTPDPTDVTEGGVVDLEGSLVRELLEETGLHAAEGAAAAGWTVIFDGQRIACLKRVDWPEPASDLRERVRAHIAREAKPELSDAHMLAPGRHADPRLPSFMTAFLAHAAG; encoded by the coding sequence TTGAGCGACGAGCCGCGCATCGTCGAAGTCGACAGGCTTGATTGCCGCCTGGTCGCACATCGCTGGGCTTACGCCGAGAAGGCGGCCGAGGAGATGGACCGGCATTGGGCGGAACGGGTCGCCGGCAATCCGACACTCTATGACGGGCCTGTGCTGCTCGCCTGCCGCGCCGAAGTCGTCGAGGAAGCCGGTCAGCGCACGCTAAGGCTTGGCGCATTCGAGACCCGCTTCTCGCATTTCCTCGCCTGGCGGGAGTTGGGCTGGCTGGATACGAGCGTTTACAATTGCTTCGCCATGCCGGCCGTACGTTCCAGCGACGGCTGCTATCTCCTGGGCGAGATGGGCCCCGGCCATTCCGTCGCCGGCTACCGTTATTTTCCCGGCGGCACGCCAGACCCCACCGATGTCACCGAGGGCGGCGTGGTAGATCTGGAGGGAAGCCTCGTGCGCGAGCTGCTCGAAGAGACCGGGCTTCACGCCGCCGAAGGCGCGGCGGCCGCAGGCTGGACCGTGATTTTCGATGGCCAGCGCATCGCCTGCCTCAAGCGCGTAGACTGGCCGGAGCCGGCCTCGGACTTAAGAGAACGCGTGCGCGCGCATATCGCCCGGGAGGCCAAGCCTGAGCTTAGCGACGCTCACATGCTGGCGCCCGGGCGTCACGCCGACCCGCGCCTTCCGTCCTTCATGACCGCCTTTCTGGCCCACGCGGCTGGATAA
- a CDS encoding RidA family protein, producing the protein MSDIRRIGAGPRMSKAVVRGNAVYTAGQVAEKTKGGSVGDQTREILGLIDELLAEAGSEKAKILSATIYLSDISTFPEMNSVWDVWVDKQNPPARATVEAKLVAPEYKVEIAVIAAK; encoded by the coding sequence ATGAGCGATATCAGGCGAATTGGCGCGGGCCCGCGCATGAGCAAGGCCGTCGTGCGCGGCAACGCGGTCTATACGGCGGGCCAGGTGGCCGAAAAGACCAAGGGCGGCTCGGTCGGCGACCAGACGCGGGAAATCCTTGGCCTGATCGACGAGCTGCTCGCCGAAGCCGGCAGCGAGAAGGCCAAGATCCTCTCCGCCACCATCTATCTTTCGGACATTTCGACCTTTCCCGAGATGAACAGCGTCTGGGACGTCTGGGTCGACAAGCAGAACCCGCCCGCCCGCGCGACGGTCGAGGCGAAGCTCGTGGCGCCGGAATATAAGGTCGAGATCGCCGTTATCGCGGCGAAATAG
- a CDS encoding nuclear transport factor 2 family protein, producing MHGWDWRSNQDADNETRRRVHDLLKRRMAGDAPAVLDYFADEVEISHNGSSVGYFPTGHWRGRDALRENLRRTDIEYEPLDSEVRSVLVEGGAAALHCVANWRRRATGRIYSMDMAYFLRWRKDKIVRMHEFIDHHPASRAVDPPGSLEKLMSAPEPGLARDEMVRRMMDVGSFSCQGPDVALFRQYCSPDVVCEFVGDRSKIFYAGRHRGIDALANIIRTVGMEFEQVGSTAPEMIVDGGALAIRRSVEWRHRGTGRRGVVELANFVRFEDGMIVELVEFRDNVALLQMQG from the coding sequence ATGCACGGGTGGGACTGGCGTTCGAACCAGGACGCTGACAATGAGACGCGCAGGCGCGTCCACGACCTCTTGAAACGGCGCATGGCGGGCGACGCGCCGGCCGTCCTCGATTATTTCGCCGACGAAGTAGAAATCAGTCACAATGGCTCGTCCGTCGGCTATTTTCCGACTGGTCATTGGCGCGGCCGCGATGCCTTGCGCGAGAATTTGAGGCGCACCGACATAGAGTATGAGCCGCTGGATTCAGAGGTTCGATCCGTGCTCGTCGAGGGCGGCGCCGCTGCATTACATTGCGTCGCTAATTGGCGACGCCGCGCGACCGGCCGAATCTATTCCATGGACATGGCCTATTTTTTGCGCTGGCGGAAAGACAAAATCGTGCGAATGCACGAGTTCATCGACCATCACCCGGCGTCGCGCGCGGTCGATCCGCCGGGAAGTCTAGAAAAACTGATGAGCGCCCCGGAGCCTGGTCTCGCCCGTGACGAGATGGTTCGGCGGATGATGGATGTTGGGAGCTTTTCCTGCCAGGGGCCGGACGTCGCGCTCTTCCGGCAATATTGCTCGCCGGACGTCGTCTGCGAATTCGTCGGCGATCGCTCGAAGATATTTTACGCGGGGCGCCACCGCGGGATCGACGCCCTTGCGAATATCATCCGGACGGTCGGCATGGAATTCGAGCAGGTGGGCAGCACGGCGCCGGAGATGATCGTCGATGGCGGCGCGCTCGCCATTCGTCGCTCGGTGGAGTGGCGCCACCGCGGAACGGGCCGGCGCGGCGTCGTCGAACTCGCGAATTTCGTACGCTTCGAGGACGGGATGATAGTGGAGCTCGTCGAGTTTCGCGACAATGTCGCGCTTCTTCAGATGCAGGGCTAG